A genomic stretch from Burkholderia pyrrocinia includes:
- a CDS encoding DUF2946 family protein produces MDDIVRQALAKWPNVPHCTGWLLLDRRGEWRLRDDAAQAAGELGSPIRHAALNAFIGRNYECDARGRWFFQNGPQRVYVELAYTPWVVRLAERDGQLTLTDQTGAAFEPDEAWLDDGGGVLFRDAGAPPRIAALHDHDLGLFADHADFDAAPPVLRWRDGRALPLGAIVCADVPARFGYVASPARQARDAADNGN; encoded by the coding sequence ATGGATGACATCGTCAGGCAGGCGCTCGCAAAATGGCCGAACGTGCCGCACTGCACCGGCTGGCTGCTGCTCGACCGGCGCGGCGAATGGCGGCTGCGCGACGACGCGGCGCAGGCGGCCGGCGAGCTCGGCTCGCCGATCCGGCATGCGGCGCTGAACGCGTTCATCGGCCGCAACTACGAATGCGACGCGCGGGGCCGGTGGTTCTTCCAGAACGGGCCGCAGCGCGTGTACGTCGAGCTCGCCTATACGCCGTGGGTCGTGCGGCTCGCCGAGCGCGACGGACAGCTCACGCTCACCGACCAGACGGGCGCCGCGTTCGAACCGGACGAAGCATGGCTCGACGATGGGGGCGGCGTGCTGTTTCGCGATGCAGGCGCGCCGCCGCGCATCGCGGCGCTGCACGACCACGATCTCGGGCTGTTCGCCGATCACGCGGATTTCGACGCCGCGCCGCCCGTGCTGCGCTGGCGTGACGGCCGCGCGCTGCCGCTCGGCGCAATCGTCTGCGCGGACGTGCCCGCGCGGTTCGGCTACGTCGCGAGTCCGGCGCGACAGGCACGCGACGCGGCCGACAACGGCAACTGA
- a CDS encoding zinc-finger domain-containing protein: MSEIKEMPLVELTAKDLPAYCPNPAMARWSAHPRVFIDVSHGEARCPYCGTRYKLRDGEVVKGH, translated from the coding sequence ATGAGTGAAATCAAGGAAATGCCGCTGGTCGAGCTGACGGCCAAGGATCTTCCCGCCTACTGCCCGAACCCGGCCATGGCGCGCTGGAGCGCGCACCCGCGCGTGTTCATCGACGTCTCGCACGGCGAGGCGCGCTGCCCGTACTGCGGCACGCGCTACAAGCTGCGCGACGGCGAGGTCGTCAAGGGCCACTGA
- the waaF gene encoding lipopolysaccharide heptosyltransferase II, with the protein MRRALVIAPNWIGDALMAQPLFALLKKLHPRIAIDAVAPSWVAPVLERMPEIHDVYATDLAHGKLQLLRRWQLASDLRDVGYDAAYVLPNSLKSAVIPWLANIPLRIGYTGEHRYGLLNVRHANPTKSGERPPMTTHYAALAYAPGAKLPESMKTLPAPRLDADLNETARVSARFNLDTRKPLVVFCPGAEYGPAKRWPPEHFASLATIVHQSFPYTQIVALGSQKDAAAAQAIADHAPNVRNLCGQTSLSEACALIARANAVVTNDSGLMHVAAALRRPLVALYGSTDPRHTPPLSDLAKVQWLHLECSPCFERECPLGHLKCLRELGPEQVFGDLRGMLVGQR; encoded by the coding sequence ATGCGTCGAGCGCTGGTTATCGCACCGAACTGGATCGGTGACGCATTGATGGCGCAGCCGCTTTTTGCGCTGCTGAAGAAGCTCCATCCCCGCATCGCGATTGATGCGGTCGCGCCCTCGTGGGTCGCGCCCGTGCTCGAGCGGATGCCCGAGATCCACGATGTCTACGCGACCGATCTCGCGCACGGCAAGCTGCAGCTGCTGCGCCGCTGGCAGCTCGCGAGCGACCTGCGCGACGTCGGCTACGACGCGGCGTACGTGCTGCCGAATTCGCTGAAGTCCGCGGTGATCCCGTGGCTCGCGAACATCCCGCTGCGGATCGGCTACACGGGCGAGCACCGCTACGGGCTGTTGAACGTGCGGCACGCGAATCCGACCAAGTCGGGCGAGCGGCCGCCGATGACGACCCACTACGCGGCGCTCGCGTACGCGCCGGGCGCGAAGCTGCCCGAATCGATGAAGACGCTGCCCGCGCCGCGCCTCGACGCCGACCTGAACGAGACGGCGCGGGTTTCCGCGCGTTTCAATCTCGATACACGCAAGCCGCTCGTCGTGTTCTGCCCGGGCGCCGAATACGGCCCGGCCAAGCGCTGGCCGCCCGAGCACTTCGCGTCGCTCGCGACGATCGTGCACCAGTCGTTCCCGTACACGCAGATCGTCGCGCTCGGCTCGCAGAAGGACGCCGCGGCCGCGCAGGCGATCGCCGACCATGCGCCGAACGTGCGCAACCTGTGCGGGCAGACGTCGCTGTCCGAGGCATGCGCGCTGATCGCGCGCGCGAACGCGGTCGTCACCAACGATTCGGGGCTGATGCACGTCGCCGCCGCGCTGCGCCGGCCGCTCGTCGCGCTGTACGGATCGACCGATCCGCGCCACACCCCTCCGCTGTCGGACCTGGCGAAGGTACAATGGCTGCATCTCGAATGCAGTCCCTGCTTCGAACGCGAGTGCCCGCTCGGCCACCTGAAGTGCCTGCGCGAACTCGGTCCCGAGCAGGTATTCGGCGATTTGCGCGGCATGCTCGTCGGGCAGCGCTGA
- the moaC gene encoding cyclic pyranopterin monophosphate synthase MoaC, whose product MSGLTHFDAAGHAHMVDVGGKQETRRIAIARGTIRMLPATFALIRDGKAKKGDVLGVARIAAIQGAKRTADLIPLCHPLALTRVAVDFELDDALPGVHCGVQVETFGRTGVEMEALTAVQVGLLTVYDMCKAVDRGMVITDVSVREKRGGKSGDWKAEDAAG is encoded by the coding sequence ATGTCAGGACTCACCCATTTCGATGCCGCCGGCCATGCGCACATGGTCGACGTCGGCGGCAAGCAGGAAACCCGGCGCATCGCGATCGCGCGCGGCACGATCCGGATGCTGCCGGCCACGTTCGCGCTGATCCGCGACGGCAAGGCGAAAAAAGGCGACGTGCTCGGCGTCGCGCGCATCGCGGCCATCCAGGGCGCAAAGCGCACGGCCGACCTCATTCCGCTGTGCCACCCGCTCGCGCTGACGCGCGTGGCCGTCGACTTCGAGCTCGACGATGCGCTGCCCGGCGTCCACTGCGGCGTGCAGGTCGAGACGTTCGGCCGGACCGGCGTCGAGATGGAAGCGCTGACCGCCGTGCAGGTCGGGCTGCTGACCGTCTACGACATGTGCAAGGCAGTCGATCGCGGGATGGTGATCACCGATGTGAGCGTGCGGGAGAAGCGCGGCGGGAAGTCTGGGGACTGGAAGGCGGAAGACGCGGCGGGTTGA
- a CDS encoding nuclear transport factor 2 family protein — MPRFARLFEAAADTLNAYYQAVADANLDALLALWIDEDFASCVWADGEHLHGLDQIRSGLANRLATRPVTIEPLDIRVYDSLGTVVYTIAEAHQQADLTAEPDMVFATYVMIHERGEWRIAHIHASPIPEQAAGQFAAKIRHGQGPLH, encoded by the coding sequence ATGCCACGTTTTGCCCGCCTCTTCGAAGCCGCTGCCGATACGCTGAACGCCTACTACCAGGCCGTCGCCGATGCCAATCTCGACGCGCTGCTGGCGTTGTGGATCGACGAGGATTTCGCCAGCTGCGTGTGGGCGGACGGCGAGCATCTGCACGGCCTCGACCAGATCCGCAGCGGGCTCGCCAACCGGCTCGCGACGCGCCCGGTGACGATCGAACCGCTCGACATCCGCGTCTACGACAGCCTCGGCACGGTCGTCTACACGATCGCCGAAGCGCATCAGCAGGCCGACCTGACGGCCGAACCCGACATGGTTTTCGCCACGTACGTGATGATCCACGAACGCGGCGAGTGGCGCATCGCGCACATCCACGCGAGCCCGATTCCCGAACAAGCGGCCGGGCAGTTCGCCGCGAAGATCCGTCATGGGCAGGGCCCGCTGCACTGA
- a CDS encoding hydrolase: MSTASPPTSPLAGAPAPDDDTLRYRAPRWLPNSHAQTIVPALFARRPAVAYRRERWETPDHDFIDLDWVAHLDSAAPPPDAPLFVLFHGLEGSSGSHYALEMMAAARAKGWHAVVPHFRSCSGEINRQPRFYHLADSAEVDWILRRLAAQHRGPLIAAGVSLGGNVLLHWLGEHRSDTSILRAAAAISTPIDVHAGGRALSQGFAMVYTRSFLKTLKRKALAKLDQYPGLFDRDAMLQAVTMRDFDEAVTAPLHGFANADDYWTKATTRPLLPAIDVPTLILNARNDPFLPESALPGPADVSPAVELDQPETGGHAGFMTGPFPGRLDWLSARVFGYCSKFVDHG; the protein is encoded by the coding sequence ATGAGTACGGCTTCTCCGCCCACCTCGCCGCTCGCCGGGGCTCCGGCCCCGGACGACGACACACTGCGCTATCGCGCACCACGCTGGCTGCCGAACAGCCATGCGCAAACCATCGTGCCCGCGCTGTTCGCGCGACGACCGGCCGTCGCCTACCGACGAGAGCGATGGGAAACCCCCGATCACGACTTCATCGATCTCGACTGGGTCGCCCATCTCGACAGTGCGGCGCCGCCGCCCGATGCGCCGCTGTTCGTGCTGTTCCACGGCCTCGAAGGCAGTTCCGGCTCGCACTACGCGCTCGAGATGATGGCCGCCGCACGCGCGAAGGGCTGGCACGCCGTCGTGCCGCACTTTCGCAGCTGCAGCGGCGAGATCAACCGCCAGCCGCGCTTCTACCATCTCGCCGATAGCGCCGAGGTCGACTGGATCCTGCGCCGGCTCGCCGCGCAGCATCGCGGGCCGCTGATCGCGGCCGGCGTGTCGCTCGGCGGCAACGTGCTGCTGCACTGGCTCGGCGAGCATCGCAGCGACACGTCGATCCTGCGGGCGGCCGCCGCGATCTCGACGCCGATCGACGTGCATGCGGGCGGCCGCGCGCTGTCGCAGGGGTTCGCGATGGTCTATACGCGCAGCTTCCTGAAGACGCTCAAGCGCAAGGCGCTCGCGAAGCTCGACCAGTACCCGGGGCTGTTCGACCGCGACGCGATGCTGCAGGCCGTGACGATGCGCGACTTCGACGAGGCCGTGACCGCGCCGCTGCACGGTTTCGCGAACGCCGACGACTACTGGACGAAGGCGACAACGCGGCCGCTGCTGCCCGCGATCGACGTGCCGACGCTGATCCTCAACGCCCGCAACGACCCGTTCCTGCCCGAATCGGCACTGCCGGGCCCGGCCGACGTATCGCCGGCCGTCGAGCTCGACCAGCCCGAGACCGGCGGGCACGCGGGATTCATGACCGGGCCGTTCCCCGGCCGCCTCGACTGGCTGTCGGCGCGGGTGTTCGGCTATTGCTCGAAATTCGTCGACCATGGATGA
- a CDS encoding M48 family metalloprotease produces the protein MRVKQLLAVSLSAALALPPSGHAQSASAPPLEPAAGGSSSISTVPPGIATGVFGTYGGAESRFSGAGGASAPAASLRAPLRALELPDLGDGSGGSLTPRAERRLGERVMREVRRDPDYLDDWLVRDYLNAMAARLAAAAAARYIGGYTPDFDLFPVRDPQINAFSMPGGFIGINSGLVVTTQTESELASVVGHEMGHVLQRHIARMIGASEKSGYTALATMLLGVLAGVLARSGDLGSAIAMGGQAYAVDNQLRFSRSAEREADRVGFQLLAGAGYDPYGMPGFFERLERASMGDAGVPAYARTHPLTGERIADMEDRARRAPYRQPRQSTEYGFVRARLRVLQNRAPTDISAEAHRMQLEIDDRTAPNVAANWYGIALANTLLGQYDAADKALASARGAFDARERREDDPATSSPSLDVLAADIARRAGRTDDAVRLAALAQRRWPASHAAIVAHLQALIAARRFAEAQALARAQAQADPEQPDWWDYLAKASDGKGDVLARRRALAEKLALDGAWPSAIRQLKEARDAKDVSFYEQSIIGARLLEFEARYKEERDDEKNGRG, from the coding sequence ATGCGTGTCAAACAGTTGCTTGCCGTGTCGCTGTCGGCAGCGCTCGCGCTGCCGCCGAGCGGCCATGCGCAGAGCGCATCCGCGCCGCCGCTCGAGCCGGCGGCCGGCGGCTCCTCGTCGATTTCCACCGTGCCGCCCGGCATCGCGACCGGCGTGTTCGGCACGTACGGCGGTGCGGAGAGCCGGTTTTCGGGCGCGGGTGGCGCGTCGGCGCCGGCCGCGAGCCTGCGCGCGCCGCTGCGCGCACTCGAGCTGCCCGACCTCGGCGACGGCTCCGGCGGTTCGCTGACGCCGCGGGCCGAGCGCCGGCTCGGCGAGCGCGTGATGCGCGAAGTGCGGCGCGATCCCGATTATCTCGACGACTGGCTCGTGCGCGACTACCTGAACGCGATGGCGGCGCGCCTCGCAGCCGCGGCGGCCGCGCGCTACATCGGCGGCTACACGCCGGACTTCGACCTGTTCCCGGTGCGCGATCCGCAGATCAACGCGTTCTCGATGCCGGGCGGCTTCATCGGGATCAACAGCGGGCTCGTGGTCACGACGCAGACGGAATCGGAGCTTGCGTCGGTGGTCGGCCACGAGATGGGCCACGTGCTGCAGCGGCACATCGCGCGGATGATCGGCGCGAGCGAGAAGAGTGGCTACACGGCGCTCGCGACGATGCTGCTCGGCGTGCTGGCCGGCGTGCTCGCGAGAAGCGGCGATCTCGGCAGCGCGATCGCGATGGGCGGGCAGGCGTATGCGGTGGACAACCAGCTGCGCTTCTCGCGTTCGGCCGAGCGCGAGGCCGATCGCGTCGGCTTCCAGCTGCTCGCGGGCGCGGGCTACGACCCGTACGGGATGCCGGGTTTCTTCGAGCGGCTCGAACGCGCGTCGATGGGCGATGCGGGCGTGCCGGCCTATGCGCGCACGCACCCGCTGACCGGCGAGCGGATCGCCGACATGGAGGATCGCGCGCGTCGCGCGCCGTACCGGCAGCCGCGTCAGTCGACCGAGTACGGATTCGTGCGCGCGCGGCTGCGCGTCCTGCAGAACCGCGCGCCGACCGACATCTCGGCCGAGGCGCACCGGATGCAGCTCGAGATCGACGATCGCACGGCGCCGAACGTCGCGGCGAACTGGTACGGTATCGCGCTCGCGAACACGCTGCTCGGCCAGTACGACGCGGCGGACAAGGCGCTCGCTTCGGCGCGCGGCGCGTTCGATGCGCGTGAGCGGCGCGAGGACGACCCGGCAACGAGTTCGCCGAGCCTCGACGTGCTGGCCGCCGACATCGCGCGCCGTGCGGGCCGGACCGACGACGCGGTGCGGCTCGCGGCGCTCGCGCAGCGGCGCTGGCCGGCGTCGCACGCGGCGATCGTCGCGCACCTGCAGGCGCTGATCGCCGCCCGCCGCTTTGCCGAAGCGCAGGCGCTTGCACGCGCGCAGGCGCAGGCCGATCCCGAGCAGCCGGACTGGTGGGACTACCTCGCGAAGGCGAGCGACGGCAAGGGCGACGTGCTCGCGCGGCGCCGCGCGCTCGCGGAGAAACTTGCACTCGATGGCGCATGGCCGTCGGCGATCCGCCAGTTGAAGGAAGCGCGCGATGCGAAGGACGTGTCGTTCTACGAGCAGTCGATCATCGGCGCGCGGCTGCTGGAATTCGAGGCGCGCTACAAGGAAGAGCGCGACGACGAGAAGAACGGCCGCGGGTAG